ATGCGGAAATTGAAGGTCGTCAAGTTGGGCAAGCACCCCCTGGTGACGCGCGACGAATTGCTCAGGTTTGTCCAGTCGGCCCAAGTCCGCTGACCCCCATTCCGACCTATTTTCAGGTCCCAAGCACCCTGGCCTTCGCCTATAATGGCATTGCTGGGGGCGGAGGAGGTTTCCTATGGGAAGGCCCAACGCCCTTAAATTACCCAA
Above is a window of bacterium DNA encoding:
- a CDS encoding helix-turn-helix domain-containing protein, translating into MLELLTVKEVADFCRVGVATVKYWMAMRKLKVVKLGKHPLVTRDELLRFVQSAQVR